ACCTGTTCACGATAGTTATGAAATCAGGATTCTCCCACGCAACATTTCAACAACATTGCAACCGAAAGCGGTGATTGCTTATGACGAAGGCAAAGGAGTGAGCGGTACAAAAACTTCTCATTGGGATGGAAAATGGCTGGTGGCGCGCGCGCGCGAATTCGGTTATTTTTATGTGATGCTTGACACCACCGCTCCGAAAATTACACCGGTGAATGTGAAACAAAACTCGCTACTCACTACCAACAACATTAAATTTACCATCAGCGATAACCTGTCGGGAATTGTAGCTTACAAAGGGCTGCTTGACGGAAAATGGATACTGATGGAATATGATCCGAAAAACAAACGGTTGCAATGCACGCTTGACAAACAATTAGCGCCAGGCGAACATTCTTTGAAAATTACCGTTGCTGATGATGTGAAAAATGAATCGGTTTATCTTTTAAAATTTAAAAAATAAATACATGTTAGCACCTGGTGATAAAGCTCCGGCATTTAAAGCAAAAGATCAAAACGGCAACGTTGTTTCGCTTGCTGATTTTAAAGGGAAAAAGGTAGTGGTTTACTTCTACCCTGAAGATGACACGCCAACCTGTACCGAACAAGCCTGCAACCTTCGTGATAACTATTCATTACTAAAGAAAAGAGGATTTGCAATCGTAGGTATCAGTCCGGATGATGTGAAATCACATAAAAAATTTGAAGCCAAATTCACGCTGCCTTTTCCGTTATTAGCTGATCCTGATAAGAAAATCATTGAAGCCTACGGCACGTGGGGCGAAAAGCAAATGTTCGGTCATCATTACATGGGTGTTTTCAGGCACACTTATATTATTGACGAAAAAGGAAACATTGAAAGGATTTTCAGAAAAGTGTTTTCAAAAAAACATACGCAGCAGATTCTCGACAGCTATGATAAAAAGAAGTAAGGCTGACATACAGTTTTCCTGGTAAGAAATCAGGACCGGACATTTGCATGGTATTTTTTAGCATAGTCCTGCACACAAAAGTGTTAAGGCCGGACAGCATCAGCAGGTTGATAACCAAAAGAAAATAGCATTCGTTAATCTGTCGATTTGGAGGAGGCTGGATTATCAATTATTTTTGACCTCCTAAAAAAACTCTTACTACATGCGAAAATCTACCATAGCTCTCATAACTTTTACAATTACAGCAGGCCTGATATTCAGGTTTTCTGAGGTGAAAACAAACATTATACAACCACCTTCAGCAAGAACAGGTGCGCCCGGTGAATTAACATGCGGCACCAGCGACTGTCATAATAATACGCCCAACTCCGGCATAGGATCCGTTAGCATTGCCTTCAGTGATCCTGAAATGGTGTATGTTCCGGGTAATACTTATACGCTAACGGTAGTAGTGAACGACGAGACGCAAACGCGTTTCGGATTCGAGCTTACTTCCCTGAATGGCACCAATGCCCAGGCCGGTACCTTTGCAGAAATAAGTGGCGGCTCTGATCTTTCTTTTCCGATAAGCACCAATGGAAGGTTGTACACTTCGCATCACAATGCGAGTTCAACGAAGGTCTGGAACATAAGCTGGACAGCTCCTATTACTGATGTTGGTCCTGTAACATTTTATGCCGGTGGTAATGCAGCCAATAATAATGATGAGAGCACAGGCGATCA
The genomic region above belongs to Chitinophagaceae bacterium and contains:
- the bcp gene encoding thioredoxin-dependent thiol peroxidase is translated as MLAPGDKAPAFKAKDQNGNVVSLADFKGKKVVVYFYPEDDTPTCTEQACNLRDNYSLLKKRGFAIVGISPDDVKSHKKFEAKFTLPFPLLADPDKKIIEAYGTWGEKQMFGHHYMGVFRHTYIIDEKGNIERIFRKVFSKKHTQQILDSYDKKK
- a CDS encoding T9SS type A sorting domain-containing protein, with amino-acid sequence MRKSTIALITFTITAGLIFRFSEVKTNIIQPPSARTGAPGELTCGTSDCHNNTPNSGIGSVSIAFSDPEMVYVPGNTYTLTVVVNDETQTRFGFELTSLNGTNAQAGTFAEISGGSDLSFPISTNGRLYTSHHNASSTKVWNISWTAPITDVGPVTFYAGGNAANNNDESTGDHIYTSSLQILADNNIGIEELTGTGAPVVQFLTSKNVSIHYETPGSANTTMLLYSINGQMKQRLLNIVEGPGMHTHSFNLENLSAGLYLLQLKSGAILHTEKIIID